The following are encoded in a window of Campylobacter sp. MIT 12-8780 genomic DNA:
- a CDS encoding ABC transporter permease encodes MFVFKRLFCAFILVFVVGFLCLMLIHSSKGSVVFASSPQAVNEQIKIQIESNLNLDKPLLEQYLSWAKGVLKGDFGFSLINGESVNNILKERLPHTLTLTISAFALLFFLSLFLGVLSVIYRDTLFDRIINIVCMSFFALPSFALSLALILVFSVFLGIFPSSGVSDLGFEQDFFNKILHLILPVSALVLSHLAVFLRLTRTALIESLNQGFIEAAFARGLSIKRIYFHFILIHALSSIITYFAASFVSFIMNAVVIENVFAYEGIGNLLVKSILFKDYPIVLAILSLSIIAVTLVNIFAQYLCKIINPRQIYA; translated from the coding sequence TTGTTTGTTTTTAAGCGTTTATTCTGTGCTTTTATACTTGTTTTCGTGGTGGGTTTTTTATGCCTTATGCTTATTCATTCAAGCAAAGGAAGTGTTGTGTTTGCAAGCTCACCACAAGCAGTAAATGAGCAGATAAAAATACAGATTGAAAGCAATCTTAATCTTGATAAGCCTCTTTTGGAACAATACCTCAGTTGGGCTAAGGGCGTTTTAAAGGGAGATTTTGGCTTTTCTTTGATTAATGGTGAATCTGTGAATAATATCCTTAAAGAACGCTTACCCCATACCTTAACACTGACTATAAGTGCTTTTGCACTTTTATTTTTCTTAAGTTTATTTCTTGGAGTTTTAAGTGTGATTTATAGAGATACTTTGTTTGATAGAATTATCAACATTGTCTGTATGAGTTTTTTTGCCCTACCAAGTTTTGCTTTAAGTTTGGCTCTTATTCTTGTATTTAGTGTATTTTTAGGAATTTTTCCAAGTTCTGGTGTGAGCGATCTTGGTTTTGAACAAGATTTTTTTAATAAAATCTTACATCTTATCTTACCTGTTAGTGCTTTGGTATTATCCCATCTTGCAGTATTTTTAAGATTAACAAGAACAGCTTTAATAGAGAGTTTAAATCAAGGCTTTATTGAAGCAGCTTTTGCAAGAGGATTGAGTATAAAAAGAATTTATTTTCATTTTATACTTATCCATGCTTTAAGCTCTATTATCACCTATTTTGCTGCTTCTTTTGTAAGTTTTATCATGAATGCAGTGGTGATAGAAAATGTTTTTGCTTATGAGGGTATAGGAAATTTGCTTGTTAAAAGTATTTTGTTTAAAGATTATCCTATCGTTCTTGCTATACTTAGCTTAAGTATTATTGCAGTTACTTTGGTTAATATCTTTGCTCAATATCTTTGCAAAATAATCAATCCAAGGCAAATTTATGCGTAA
- a CDS encoding ABC transporter substrate-binding protein, with amino-acid sequence MFRKYLLLVLSAVFLFAATPKDTIVIGVENEPERINPVFSEDHDAAIGLIFSGLVHFDQNMQAQPDLAKSWSISKDGLSYEFELRNDILWHDGIKFSAKDVQFTLQTLIDPKLNAPTKANFENIKKIELINDYKIKITLSQPFPALLDALSLGILPAHLLEGKDINLDKFNQNPIGTGPFKLKQWKKGQFMILEANENFYLGKVQSKKLILKHQPDPNVSAIELKAGNLDVALASFELVKDFQNDKNFKVLIEKSADYRALMFNFKNEILKDKAVRLALNYAVDRKAVVEKLLHSLGSEAYQPLQISWASPLKYQKFDYDLAKASQILTQAGYKKNSKGILEKNGKTLSFEIYTMSNDPLRVALINLLVSEFKKLGIEAKGIAKPSGSFDYTKVDSFLVGWGSPYDPDFHTFRVFASEKINQNGWNFGHYSNEKVDKALIKARTSLDKNERQKAYAEFINAIHDDPPYIFIAYLKFALVYNKNISGIKPYVLGHHGVGFTLNAWQWQKK; translated from the coding sequence ATGTTTAGAAAGTATTTGTTGCTGGTATTAAGTGCTGTTTTTTTATTTGCAGCTACGCCAAAAGATACTATAGTTATCGGTGTTGAAAATGAACCAGAAAGGATCAATCCTGTATTTAGCGAAGACCATGACGCTGCAATAGGACTCATTTTTTCTGGACTTGTTCATTTTGATCAAAATATGCAGGCTCAACCCGATCTTGCAAAATCTTGGAGTATAAGTAAAGATGGCTTAAGCTATGAATTTGAATTACGTAATGATATACTTTGGCATGATGGGATTAAATTTAGTGCAAAAGATGTGCAATTTACACTTCAAACTTTAATCGACCCTAAACTTAATGCACCAACAAAGGCAAATTTTGAAAACATAAAAAAGATTGAACTTATCAATGATTATAAGATTAAAATCACACTTTCCCAGCCTTTCCCAGCTCTTTTAGACGCTTTGAGCTTAGGCATACTACCTGCTCATTTGCTTGAAGGTAAAGATATAAATCTTGATAAATTTAATCAAAATCCTATAGGCACAGGACCTTTTAAACTTAAACAATGGAAAAAAGGGCAATTCATGATCCTTGAAGCAAATGAAAATTTTTATCTTGGCAAAGTGCAAAGTAAAAAACTCATACTTAAGCACCAACCAGACCCTAATGTAAGTGCAATTGAGCTAAAGGCTGGAAACTTAGATGTTGCTTTAGCGAGCTTTGAGTTGGTAAAAGATTTTCAAAATGATAAAAATTTCAAAGTTTTAATCGAAAAAAGTGCTGATTACAGAGCTTTAATGTTTAATTTTAAAAATGAAATTTTAAAAGATAAAGCAGTAAGACTAGCTTTAAATTATGCTGTAGACAGAAAAGCTGTTGTTGAAAAATTATTACACTCGCTTGGAAGTGAGGCGTATCAACCCTTGCAAATATCTTGGGCAAGTCCATTGAAATATCAAAAATTTGATTATGATCTTGCAAAAGCTTCGCAAATTTTAACCCAAGCAGGCTATAAGAAAAATTCTAAAGGAATTCTTGAAAAAAATGGTAAGACTTTGAGCTTTGAAATTTATACCATGAGCAACGATCCTTTGCGCGTAGCATTAATTAATTTACTTGTAAGCGAATTTAAAAAACTTGGTATTGAAGCAAAGGGCATAGCAAAGCCTTCTGGAAGCTTTGATTATACTAAGGTTGATAGCTTTTTAGTGGGCTGGGGCAGTCCTTATGATCCAGATTTCCATACCTTTAGAGTATTTGCAAGTGAAAAGATTAATCAAAATGGCTGGAATTTTGGGCATTATAGCAATGAAAAAGTAGATAAAGCTTTAATTAAAGCAAGAACTAGCCTAGATAAAAATGAGCGACAAAAAGCGTATGCTGAGTTTATCAATGCTATTCACGATGATCCTCCTTATATATTCATAGCGTATTTAAAATTTGCTTTGGTTTATAATAAAAACATAAGTGGCATTAAACCTTATGTTTTAGGACATCATGGTGTGGGTTTCACACTCAATGCTTGGCAATGGCAAAAAAAATAG
- the pglC gene encoding undecaprenyl phosphate N,N'-diacetylbacillosamine 1-phosphate transferase, which translates to MYKHFFKRVLDFLAALFLLILLSPLMLFVAFILKLVQGGVIFTQARPGLNEKIFKIYKFKTMSDERDEKGELLPDEERLKPFGKLVRSLSLDELPQLFNVLKGDMSFIGPRPLLVEYLPLYNEAQKHRHDMRPGITGWAQVNGRNNISWAKKFELDLYYIEHCSFFLDLKIAFLTLEKVLKRSGVNKDGNATTSKFNGSN; encoded by the coding sequence ATGTATAAACACTTTTTCAAACGCGTTTTGGACTTTTTAGCAGCTTTGTTTTTGCTTATTTTACTTAGCCCTTTAATGCTTTTTGTAGCTTTCATACTTAAACTCGTGCAAGGGGGCGTGATTTTTACGCAGGCTCGTCCGGGTTTAAATGAAAAGATATTTAAAATTTATAAGTTTAAAACTATGAGTGATGAAAGAGATGAAAAAGGTGAGCTTTTGCCAGATGAAGAGCGTTTAAAACCCTTTGGCAAGCTTGTTCGCTCGCTCAGCCTTGATGAACTTCCTCAGCTTTTTAATGTCTTAAAAGGCGATATGAGTTTTATTGGACCGCGTCCTTTACTCGTTGAGTATCTGCCTTTGTATAATGAAGCTCAAAAACACCGCCATGATATGCGTCCGGGTATTACTGGCTGGGCTCAGGTAAATGGGCGTAATAACATAAGCTGGGCGAAAAAATTTGAGCTTGATCTTTATTATATAGAGCATTGTTCGTTTTTTTTAGATCTTAAAATAGCCTTTTTAACCCTTGAAAAAGTGCTTAAAAGAAGTGGAGTAAATAAAGATGGCAACGCAACCACAAGCAAATTTAATGGCTCAAACTGA
- a CDS encoding polysaccharide biosynthesis protein, whose product MRDSFYKSKRLIFFLCCDLILFALSIFLAFELRFSGDIPNIFYAGMFKAGVILLVLKIGLFFTFRIYKVAWRFFSLNEARKIFVALVLAELIFLVIFYFFDDFFNPFPRSVIGIDFALSYIFIGTLRISKRMLVDFRKTRFEKETPCVVVGATSKALHLLKGAKEGSLGLYPVAVVDARKELIGTYCDKFIVKDKSKLEELSKEGVKTAIIALKLEQDELKKLFDELVGYGINDIKLFSFTSNQTKDISIEDLLARKPKDLDNNAVVSFLKDKIVLVSGAGGSIGSELCKQCIKFGAKKLIMLDHSEYNLYQINEDLSKHKEKIVPVMMSLLDESKLDTLLSTHKPDLILHAAAYKHVPLCEQNPHAAVVNNILATKILCDLAKKNKVKRFVMISTDKAVRPTSIMGCTKRVCELYTLNSSSKDFEVACVRFGNVLGSSGSVIPKFKAQIAANEALTITHKNIVRYFMLVSEAVQLVLQAAAIAKGGELFVLDMGEPVKIIDLAKKMLTLSNKPELGIKITGLRKGEKLFEELLIDENDVKTQYESIFVTKSEPYELAKLNEQIQTLCLSKDEDISALLAKIVPEFKHNTKEG is encoded by the coding sequence ATGAGGGATAGTTTTTATAAAAGCAAAAGATTGATCTTTTTTTTGTGCTGTGATTTGATATTATTTGCACTTTCGATTTTTTTGGCTTTTGAGTTACGATTTAGCGGGGATATCCCAAATATCTTTTATGCTGGTATGTTTAAAGCTGGCGTGATTTTGCTTGTGCTTAAAATTGGCTTATTTTTTACCTTTAGAATTTATAAGGTAGCGTGGCGGTTTTTTTCTTTGAATGAAGCGCGCAAGATTTTTGTGGCTTTGGTGCTGGCTGAGCTTATATTTTTAGTGATATTTTATTTTTTTGATGATTTTTTCAACCCTTTTCCAAGAAGCGTTATAGGTATAGATTTTGCCCTTTCTTATATCTTCATCGGCACGCTTCGTATTTCAAAACGCATGCTTGTGGATTTTAGAAAAACGCGTTTTGAGAAAGAAACACCTTGTGTGGTTGTAGGAGCAACTTCAAAGGCTTTACATTTACTCAAAGGTGCCAAAGAAGGATCTTTGGGACTTTATCCAGTAGCCGTAGTTGATGCAAGAAAAGAACTCATCGGCACATATTGTGATAAATTTATCGTTAAAGATAAAAGCAAGCTTGAAGAGTTAAGCAAAGAGGGCGTAAAAACAGCGATCATTGCTCTAAAGCTTGAGCAAGATGAGCTTAAAAAGCTCTTTGATGAGCTTGTGGGATATGGGATAAATGATATCAAACTTTTTTCTTTTACAAGCAATCAAACAAAAGATATCAGCATAGAGGATTTGCTTGCTAGAAAGCCAAAAGACTTAGACAATAACGCTGTGGTAAGCTTTTTAAAAGATAAGATAGTCCTTGTAAGTGGAGCTGGAGGGAGCATAGGAAGCGAGCTGTGTAAGCAATGTATCAAATTTGGGGCTAAAAAGCTCATTATGCTTGATCACAGCGAATACAACTTATATCAGATCAATGAAGATTTAAGCAAACATAAAGAAAAAATCGTGCCTGTAATGATGAGCTTGTTAGATGAAAGCAAGCTTGATACTCTTTTAAGCACGCACAAACCTGATTTGATCTTGCACGCAGCTGCTTATAAACATGTCCCGCTTTGCGAGCAAAATCCGCACGCTGCAGTGGTTAACAACATACTTGCAACAAAGATACTCTGTGATTTGGCTAAGAAAAACAAGGTTAAGCGTTTTGTTATGATAAGCACAGATAAAGCCGTGCGTCCAACAAGTATTATGGGTTGTACAAAACGCGTATGCGAGCTTTATACTTTAAATTCTTCAAGCAAGGATTTTGAGGTTGCTTGCGTGCGTTTTGGCAATGTGCTTGGCTCAAGTGGAAGCGTGATTCCTAAATTTAAAGCTCAAATTGCTGCAAATGAGGCTTTAACCATCACGCATAAAAATATAGTGCGTTATTTTATGCTTGTTAGCGAAGCAGTTCAGCTTGTATTGCAAGCAGCCGCTATTGCTAAAGGTGGCGAGCTTTTCGTGCTTGATATGGGCGAGCCGGTAAAAATCATTGATCTAGCTAAAAAAATGCTTACACTCTCAAACAAACCTGAACTTGGGATCAAAATCACCGGCTTAAGAAAGGGCGAAAAGCTTTTTGAGGAGCTTTTGATCGATGAAAACGATGTTAAAACGCAATATGAGAGCATATTTGTAACCAAGAGTGAGCCTTATGAGCTTGCAAAGTTAAATGAACAAATTCAAACGCTTTGTCTAAGCAAAGATGAGGATATAAGCGCACTTTTAGCCAAAATCGTGCCAGAGTTTAAGCACAACACAAAAGAAGGATAA
- the pglA gene encoding N,N'-diacetylbacillosaminyl-diphospho-undecaprenol alpha-1,3-N-acetylgalactosaminyltransferase, producing MRVGFLSHSGASVYHFRMPIIKALEARNDEVLLILPKDEYALKLEKMGFKVVFYELKRSSINPFVVFLNFLSLLKLLKKLKLDLIQSAAHKSNTFGLIAAKFAKIPYKLALVEGLGSFYIDNDLKTRLVRLNIELLYKISFTIADKFIFVNESNAHFMQNLGLKEEKIIIIKSVGINLRQFFPMIVSKEQKEHFFKEHKLDPHKPLVIMVARALWHKGIKEFYEAALSLNNFANFILVGGRDENKSCADLKFLNGGKVCYLGSREDIAFLLNLSDIFVLPSYKEGFPVSVLEAKACKKAVVVSDCEGCVEAVRNGVDGLWAKTADSKDLSEKIKLLLDDERLRVNLANNAYKDALNYDENLIAARYLKLYDELMKVRIYEAQNKINFN from the coding sequence GTGAGAGTAGGATTTTTAAGCCATAGTGGGGCAAGTGTATATCATTTTAGAATGCCTATAATTAAGGCTTTGGAGGCAAGAAATGATGAAGTTTTACTCATCTTACCAAAAGATGAATACGCTTTAAAGCTTGAAAAAATGGGTTTTAAGGTTGTTTTTTATGAGCTAAAAAGAAGCTCTATCAACCCTTTTGTAGTGTTTTTGAACTTTCTCTCGCTTTTAAAGCTTTTAAAAAAGCTTAAACTCGATCTCATTCAAAGTGCAGCTCACAAAAGCAATACCTTCGGGCTAATCGCTGCAAAATTTGCAAAAATTCCTTATAAACTCGCGCTTGTTGAGGGCTTAGGTAGCTTTTATATCGACAATGACTTAAAAACTCGCCTCGTTCGCCTTAATATAGAGCTTTTATACAAAATTTCTTTTACAATCGCTGATAAATTCATCTTTGTAAATGAAAGCAACGCTCATTTTATGCAAAATCTTGGCTTAAAAGAGGAAAAAATCATCATCATCAAATCAGTTGGTATAAACTTAAGACAATTTTTTCCTATGATTGTAAGCAAAGAGCAAAAAGAGCATTTTTTCAAAGAACACAAACTTGATCCTCATAAACCTTTGGTTATAATGGTTGCAAGGGCTTTATGGCACAAGGGTATAAAAGAATTTTATGAAGCAGCTTTAAGCTTAAATAACTTTGCAAATTTTATTCTTGTTGGCGGACGCGATGAGAACAAATCTTGTGCTGATTTAAAGTTCTTAAATGGAGGCAAAGTGTGCTATCTAGGCTCAAGAGAAGACATCGCTTTTTTGCTTAACCTAAGCGATATTTTTGTCCTACCAAGCTATAAAGAAGGCTTCCCGGTCAGTGTTTTGGAAGCAAAAGCGTGTAAAAAAGCTGTGGTGGTAAGTGATTGTGAAGGTTGCGTGGAAGCTGTAAGAAACGGCGTTGATGGACTTTGGGCAAAAACTGCAGATAGTAAAGACTTAAGTGAGAAAATCAAACTCTTACTCGATGATGAAAGATTAAGAGTAAATTTAGCCAACAACGCTTATAAAGACGCTCTAAACTACGATGAAAATCTCATCGCTGCAAGGTATTTAAAGCTTTATGATGAGCTTATGAAAGTTAGAATTTATGAAGCACAAAACAAAATAAACTTTAATTAA
- a CDS encoding aminotransferase class I/II-fold pyridoxal phosphate-dependent enzyme gives MRYFLSPPHMGGKELEFIEEVFKSNYIAPLGEFVNRFEESVKHYTKATNALALNSATAALHLALRVAGVKEGDVVLASSFTFIASVAPIRYLKAKPVFIDCDETFNIDVNLLRKAIQESPTPPKALILTYLYGNAAKLDEIISLCKEHNIILIEDAAEALGSFYQNKALGTFGEFGAYSFNGNKIITTSGGGMLVSKDKEKLEKARFYSTQARENKIYYEHKDYGYNYRLSNVLGAIGVGQMEVLEERVLKKRQIYEWYKEFLGETFCFLDEFQNSRSNRWLSTALLDFDTNELFEYEKESKAGFKEANLHPKIQKLIKDLQNEGIESRPLWKSMHTQELFEGEKCYINGNSELFFKKGICLPSGTTLSKDEVKLISELVLKSVKG, from the coding sequence ATGAGGTATTTTTTATCCCCACCTCACATGGGTGGCAAGGAGCTTGAGTTTATAGAAGAAGTTTTTAAAAGCAATTATATAGCCCCTTTGGGTGAGTTTGTAAATCGCTTTGAAGAAAGTGTAAAGCACTATACCAAAGCAACAAATGCTCTAGCTTTAAACTCAGCCACAGCAGCACTGCACCTTGCTTTAAGGGTAGCTGGAGTAAAAGAAGGCGATGTCGTGCTTGCTTCAAGTTTTACTTTTATCGCTTCTGTTGCGCCTATTCGCTATCTTAAGGCTAAGCCTGTGTTTATTGATTGTGATGAGACTTTTAATATCGATGTAAATTTGCTTAGAAAGGCTATACAAGAAAGCCCTACACCACCAAAAGCCTTGATTTTAACTTATCTTTATGGCAATGCAGCCAAGCTTGATGAGATTATAAGCCTTTGTAAAGAGCATAATATCATTTTAATCGAAGATGCAGCTGAGGCTCTAGGAAGCTTTTATCAAAATAAGGCTTTAGGCACTTTTGGAGAATTTGGAGCTTATTCATTCAATGGTAATAAAATCATCACCACAAGCGGAGGCGGAATGCTTGTAAGCAAAGATAAAGAAAAGCTCGAAAAAGCAAGATTTTACAGCACTCAAGCAAGAGAAAATAAAATTTATTACGAACACAAAGACTATGGTTATAATTACCGCTTAAGCAATGTTTTAGGAGCCATTGGCGTAGGACAAATGGAAGTTTTAGAAGAAAGAGTGCTGAAAAAAAGACAAATTTATGAGTGGTATAAAGAGTTTTTAGGCGAAACTTTTTGCTTTTTAGATGAATTTCAAAACTCAAGATCAAATCGCTGGCTAAGCACGGCTTTGCTTGATTTTGATACAAATGAACTTTTTGAGTATGAAAAAGAAAGCAAAGCTGGCTTTAAAGAAGCAAACTTACACCCAAAAATTCAAAAGCTTATAAAAGACTTGCAAAATGAGGGCATAGAATCGCGTCCTTTGTGGAAAAGTATGCATACCCAAGAGCTTTTTGAAGGCGAAAAATGCTATATTAACGGCAATAGCGAGCTATTTTTTAAAAAAGGAATTTGTCTTCCAAGTGGTACAACTTTGAGTAAAGACGAGGTAAAACTTATCAGTGAACTTGTGCTAAAAAGCGTCAAAGGCTAA
- a CDS encoding ATP-binding cassette domain-containing protein — MICCEKLNVCFQNKALLKDISFHLKEHEILGIIGKSGSGKSLLAKSLIKLLDKNLSLNAKKCEVNSFDILQCKNLQDLRSQVAYIFQDSKASFHPFLDIGRYFEICLKTHTQLTSKKLKELAFIYFDACLLKDKERIWHSMPYQLSGGMAMRVQFALALACGAKVLICDELTSSLDQKNIDKISQILNNIKNNTSLILISHDLDFIKQLSDKIIVLEKGEIVEQGLKADFFQNPQSLYARELLKLYERQICF, encoded by the coding sequence TTGATTTGCTGTGAAAAACTCAATGTTTGTTTTCAAAATAAGGCTTTACTAAAGGACATCAGTTTTCATCTTAAAGAACATGAGATATTAGGGATTATAGGTAAAAGCGGTAGTGGTAAGAGCTTGTTGGCTAAATCCTTAATAAAACTCTTGGATAAAAACCTTTCTTTAAATGCAAAAAAGTGCGAAGTTAATTCTTTTGATATACTTCAATGTAAAAATTTGCAAGATTTAAGATCGCAAGTTGCATACATCTTTCAAGATTCTAAGGCAAGCTTTCATCCTTTTTTGGATATAGGAAGGTATTTTGAAATTTGTCTTAAAACACATACTCAGCTCACTTCTAAAAAACTTAAAGAACTTGCTTTTATATATTTTGATGCTTGTTTGCTTAAAGATAAAGAAAGAATTTGGCATAGCATGCCTTATCAGCTTAGCGGTGGAATGGCAATGAGAGTGCAATTTGCCCTAGCCCTAGCCTGTGGAGCAAAAGTGCTAATTTGCGACGAATTAACAAGTTCTCTTGATCAAAAAAATATAGACAAAATTAGTCAAATTCTAAACAATATAAAAAATAATACAAGCCTTATACTCATCTCTCATGATCTTGATTTTATCAAGCAACTTAGCGACAAAATCATTGTGCTTGAAAAAGGAGAAATTGTTGAGCAAGGCTTAAAAGCTGATTTTTTTCAAAATCCACAAAGCCTATATGCTAGGGAATTACTCAAGCTTTACGAAAGGCAAATATGCTTTTAA
- a CDS encoding ABC transporter permease has product MRKILILSPFLFCLLFALFVPLLSPYDANLVDLSQARQYPSFKHFFGTDLLGRDLFVRCAYALRVSFFVGFIASFLALTIALVYAFVSRLFLHTFFLGVIDALLALPSLIIVMFVQSFLGANLFVMACIIALAHFAYIVKLLDNEIDKVQKTDFYLSAIVLGSTRLKALLRQVLPASLNIILVIFILNIAHAIGNEASLSFFGLGVNLGEASLGILLSEGAKAIFIGAWWLVVFPLFFLLLLILPLLALANFLQDSLGVKI; this is encoded by the coding sequence ATGCGTAAGATTTTGATTTTAAGTCCATTTCTTTTTTGCTTATTGTTTGCTTTATTCGTTCCTTTGCTTAGCCCATATGATGCAAATTTAGTCGATCTATCACAGGCTAGACAATACCCAAGCTTCAAGCATTTTTTTGGCACAGATTTACTGGGACGCGATCTTTTTGTGCGTTGTGCTTACGCACTTAGAGTTTCATTTTTTGTTGGATTTATAGCCTCGTTTTTAGCTTTAACCATCGCACTTGTTTATGCCTTTGTTTCAAGATTATTTTTGCATACTTTTTTTCTTGGCGTTATTGACGCTTTGCTTGCTTTGCCTTCTTTAATTATTGTTATGTTTGTGCAAAGTTTTTTAGGCGCAAATTTATTTGTCATGGCTTGTATCATCGCCTTAGCACATTTTGCTTATATCGTTAAGCTTTTAGATAATGAAATTGATAAGGTGCAAAAAACGGACTTTTATCTTTCAGCCATTGTTCTAGGAAGCACAAGATTAAAAGCTTTATTAAGACAGGTTTTACCGGCAAGTCTTAATATAATCCTTGTTATTTTTATACTTAATATAGCTCATGCTATAGGCAATGAAGCAAGTTTAAGTTTCTTTGGGCTGGGTGTAAATTTAGGGGAGGCGAGCTTGGGAATTTTACTTAGCGAGGGAGCAAAAGCTATTTTTATCGGTGCATGGTGGCTTGTGGTTTTTCCATTATTTTTTTTATTATTACTTATATTACCCTTGCTCGCTTTAGCTAATTTTTTACAAGATAGTTTGGGAGTAAAAATTTGA
- a CDS encoding ATP-binding cassette domain-containing protein has protein sequence MLLRVENLTKQYAFKKHFYSNLEFIKIFKELNFSLKIGENLLIEGESGSGKSTLARILCMIEKPSSGKIFFEDKNIFSLNFEQQRQLRRHIQYVFQEQKLALNPYKKAKQLIDEIYENFNLKVNLKAFDGLLELFEFDKSFLNLKAQQLSGGMASRLGLIRALLPSPKLLILDEISACLDLSASINILSYLKKLQDQRQISYVFISHQKELFLNFKPKIITLN, from the coding sequence ATGCTTTTAAGAGTAGAAAATCTTACCAAACAATACGCCTTCAAAAAACATTTTTATAGTAATCTTGAATTTATAAAAATTTTTAAGGAATTGAATTTTTCTTTAAAGATTGGTGAAAATTTACTCATAGAAGGAGAAAGTGGTAGTGGTAAGAGCACGCTTGCCCGAATTTTATGTATGATTGAAAAACCAAGCTCTGGAAAAATTTTTTTTGAAGATAAAAATATTTTTTCACTTAATTTTGAACAACAAAGACAGCTAAGAAGACATATACAATATGTTTTTCAAGAACAAAAACTCGCTCTTAATCCCTATAAAAAAGCAAAGCAACTCATTGATGAAATCTATGAAAATTTTAATCTTAAAGTCAATCTAAAAGCTTTTGATGGGCTTTTAGAACTTTTTGAATTTGATAAAAGCTTCTTGAACCTAAAAGCGCAGCAACTTAGCGGAGGAATGGCAAGTAGGCTAGGACTTATTAGGGCTTTGCTCCCTTCTCCTAAGCTGTTAATATTAGATGAAATAAGTGCTTGTCTTGACTTGAGTGCAAGCATTAATATACTTTCTTATCTTAAAAAGCTTCAAGATCAAAGGCAAATTAGCTATGTTTTCATCTCTCATCAAAAAGAACTTTTTTTGAATTTTAAGCCTAAAATCATCACATTGAACTAA
- the pglD gene encoding UDP-N-acetylbacillosamine N-acetyltransferase has product MAQTEKIYIYGASGHGLVCAEAALNMGYKEVIFLDDDTKKGISFNESLEKHDIFIAIGANHTRKIIFEKVKKAGFKCVNLIHSSAIISPSAKLAKEGILIMPQVVVNARAVIEQGVILNSSSVIEHECFVDEFSHISVGAKLAGNAKVGKQSLVGINACILPNISLAQKSTLAAGAVLTQNTNQSGVYIGVPAKFIKEQK; this is encoded by the coding sequence ATGGCTCAAACTGAAAAAATTTATATTTATGGAGCAAGCGGACACGGGCTTGTGTGTGCTGAAGCGGCTTTAAATATGGGCTATAAAGAAGTGATATTTTTAGATGATGATACAAAAAAAGGCATAAGCTTTAATGAAAGCTTAGAAAAACACGATATTTTCATCGCCATTGGAGCTAATCACACAAGAAAAATCATCTTTGAAAAAGTAAAAAAAGCTGGCTTTAAGTGCGTGAATTTAATCCATTCAAGCGCTATTATAAGCCCAAGTGCAAAGCTTGCAAAAGAAGGTATTTTAATCATGCCTCAAGTTGTTGTAAATGCTAGGGCTGTGATTGAACAAGGTGTGATTTTAAACTCAAGCTCTGTAATCGAGCATGAATGTTTTGTAGATGAGTTTAGCCATATCAGCGTAGGCGCAAAACTTGCTGGAAATGCTAAAGTTGGCAAGCAAAGCCTAGTTGGCATAAATGCTTGCATTTTACCAAATATAAGCTTGGCTCAAAAAAGTACATTAGCAGCTGGGGCAGTTTTAACTCAAAATACAAATCAAAGTGGCGTTTATATAGGCGTGCCAGCAAAATTTATAAAGGAGCAAAAATGA